A section of the Agarivorans litoreus genome encodes:
- a CDS encoding BMP family lipoprotein encodes MKTFTTNLTAAALAVASFSALAAKPAVVYDTAGKFDKSFNEAVFRNGVEVFKKEKGVDVREFEPQNEAQREQGLRRLAGRGFSPIVAVGFNMASAVEKVATEYPDTQFTIIDMVIDKPNVQSVVFKEHEGSFLVGALAAKVSKTNTVGFVGGMDIPLIRKFACGYEQGAVYANADTKVLQNMTGSTPAAFADPAKGSELAKSQFSQGADVIYAAAGGTGLGVYQAAKDAGKYAIGVDSNQNHLQPGTMLTSMVKKVGAVAYSTWEEGMDGTWQPGIKALGLKEDSVDWAQDEYNASLITPELKAYVEGIKADIISGKITVHDYMSDNTCNY; translated from the coding sequence GTGAAAACATTCACAACCAACCTAACAGCTGCAGCTTTAGCAGTTGCCTCTTTTAGCGCGTTAGCCGCTAAACCAGCCGTTGTTTATGATACTGCCGGCAAATTTGATAAATCATTCAATGAAGCTGTTTTTCGCAATGGCGTAGAAGTATTTAAGAAAGAAAAAGGCGTTGATGTACGCGAATTTGAACCACAAAATGAAGCGCAACGCGAACAAGGTTTACGCCGTTTAGCGGGCCGCGGATTCAGCCCAATTGTAGCGGTAGGCTTTAACATGGCCTCCGCCGTTGAGAAAGTGGCAACCGAATACCCTGATACTCAGTTCACCATTATCGACATGGTGATTGATAAACCAAACGTTCAATCGGTGGTATTTAAAGAACACGAAGGTTCTTTCTTAGTTGGCGCCTTGGCAGCCAAGGTATCTAAAACCAATACCGTTGGTTTTGTTGGTGGCATGGATATCCCGCTTATTCGTAAATTTGCTTGTGGCTATGAGCAAGGTGCGGTTTATGCTAATGCCGACACCAAAGTACTGCAAAACATGACTGGCTCTACGCCAGCTGCTTTTGCCGATCCAGCTAAAGGCTCAGAGCTAGCTAAATCTCAGTTTTCTCAAGGTGCAGACGTTATCTATGCAGCAGCAGGCGGAACCGGTTTAGGTGTTTACCAAGCCGCTAAAGATGCAGGTAAGTATGCCATTGGTGTTGATTCAAACCAAAACCACTTACAGCCAGGCACTATGTTGACCTCAATGGTTAAGAAAGTGGGCGCCGTTGCTTACAGCACTTGGGAAGAAGGCATGGACGGTACTTGGCAGCCAGGTATTAAAGCCTTAGGTCTTAAGGAAGATTCTGTTGATTGGGCCCAAGATGAGTACAACGCCTCATTAATCACTCCAGAATTAAAAGCATACGTTGAGGGAATTAAAGCCGATATTATTTCTGGCAAAATTACTGTTCATGACTACATGTCGGACAACACCTGTAACTACTAA
- a CDS encoding phosphopentomutase, whose protein sequence is MKRAIILMLDSFGIGASDDADKFGDQGANTMLHIAEQCAQGNADKGRSGPLTIPNLNRLGLGQACGESCGVFPPGLDAQVQPIGNYGYAAEMSSGKDTPSGHWEIAGVPVLFDWGYFSEPENSFPQSLLDELVKRADLPGYLGNCHASGTEVLERLGEEHMASGKPIFYTSADSVFQIAAHEETFGLERLLKLCEIARELVDPYNIGRVIARPFVGNSAKEFARTGNRRDLSVLPPAPTLLDRMAEAGGEVVSIGKIADIYAQQGITRKVKATGLEGLFDLTLSEMDRQVDNSIIFTNFVDFDSAYGHRRDVSGYAAALEYFDKRLPELLDKLSEDDIVILTADHGCDPTWPGTDHTREHIPVIFYGKNLPAKNVGKRNTFADIGQTIADYMKLPALEYGTSFLQE, encoded by the coding sequence ATGAAACGTGCAATTATATTAATGCTAGATTCCTTTGGCATTGGTGCTAGTGATGATGCCGACAAGTTTGGCGATCAAGGTGCTAATACCATGCTGCACATTGCCGAGCAGTGTGCCCAAGGAAATGCCGATAAAGGCCGTAGTGGCCCGCTAACCATTCCTAACTTAAATCGATTAGGTTTGGGCCAAGCCTGCGGCGAAAGTTGTGGAGTATTTCCGCCAGGATTAGACGCTCAGGTTCAGCCTATTGGCAACTATGGTTATGCCGCCGAAATGTCTAGCGGTAAAGACACGCCAAGTGGCCACTGGGAAATTGCTGGCGTACCAGTATTGTTTGATTGGGGCTACTTTAGCGAGCCTGAAAATAGCTTCCCGCAAAGCTTACTTGACGAGTTAGTTAAGCGTGCAGATTTACCGGGTTATCTTGGTAATTGCCATGCTTCGGGCACCGAAGTGCTGGAGCGTTTAGGTGAAGAGCATATGGCTAGCGGTAAGCCGATTTTTTACACCTCTGCCGACAGCGTATTTCAAATCGCCGCTCATGAAGAAACATTTGGTTTAGAGCGTTTGCTTAAGCTGTGTGAAATTGCTCGTGAGCTAGTGGATCCTTACAACATTGGCCGAGTGATTGCGCGTCCATTTGTGGGCAACAGCGCCAAAGAATTTGCCCGCACTGGTAACCGCAGAGATTTGTCGGTATTGCCGCCTGCGCCTACCTTGTTAGACCGCATGGCAGAAGCTGGCGGTGAGGTAGTGAGCATTGGTAAAATTGCCGATATTTATGCTCAGCAAGGTATCACTCGCAAGGTAAAAGCAACCGGCCTAGAAGGCTTGTTTGATTTAACCTTGAGTGAAATGGATCGCCAAGTGGACAACAGCATCATCTTCACTAACTTTGTCGATTTTGACTCGGCGTATGGCCATCGTCGTGATGTATCAGGTTATGCTGCTGCACTGGAATACTTCGATAAGCGTTTACCTGAATTGCTGGATAAACTTAGCGAGGACGATATCGTAATTCTTACCGCAGACCACGGTTGTGACCCAACCTGGCCGGGCACTGATCATACTCGTGAACATATTCCGGTCATTTTTTATGGCAAAAATTTACCCGCTAAAAATGTTGGTAAACGCAATACCTTTGCCGACATTGGCCAAACCATCGCCGATTACATGAAACTGCCTGCTTTAGAGTACGGCACTAGCTTTTTACAAGAATAA
- a CDS encoding YtjB family periplasmic protein, with protein sequence MFLKIAAHQDSVLLFGLASTYNGFKHKKEVRVAKSAVRRYRIIQFTQLLLAIACCVWVLYYYVTLKHNGELLIENQTEKLARSLTSLAALNAAGYIGENSQAELNKLVNALVKEHFVKDATIYDHQGLRLAESQQALPLSQLLPLAGQSHTPLEGLGRRPYIAEIRGEQGESLGYLRITLEHTTLLAEANTYITNGQSKIMMMFLMSISIGFLLTRVLSRKRHLATLFNINKRAQRKEAKKAKKLLADIAARSDNTKDKSPA encoded by the coding sequence TTGTTTCTAAAAATTGCGGCGCATCAAGATAGCGTATTGCTTTTTGGTTTGGCAAGCACCTACAATGGCTTTAAGCATAAAAAAGAGGTTCGTGTGGCCAAATCTGCAGTAAGACGCTATCGAATTATTCAATTCACGCAATTGCTTCTCGCCATTGCGTGTTGTGTTTGGGTACTTTATTACTATGTGACCCTAAAGCACAATGGTGAGCTGTTAATTGAAAATCAAACCGAGAAACTGGCTCGCTCTCTTACCTCGTTAGCGGCCTTAAATGCCGCAGGCTATATTGGTGAAAATAGCCAAGCCGAGCTGAACAAATTGGTTAATGCCTTAGTCAAAGAGCATTTTGTAAAAGATGCCACTATCTATGACCATCAAGGTTTGCGTTTAGCCGAATCACAGCAAGCCTTACCGCTTTCGCAGCTTTTACCCTTAGCGGGTCAAAGCCATACTCCATTAGAGGGCCTAGGTCGTCGACCATACATTGCAGAAATTAGAGGTGAACAAGGTGAAAGCCTAGGCTACTTGCGTATCACCCTAGAGCATACGACCCTGCTGGCCGAAGCGAACACTTACATCACCAATGGCCAATCAAAAATCATGATGATGTTTTTGATGTCGATAAGCATTGGATTTTTGTTAACACGGGTATTATCGAGGAAACGCCATCTTGCCACACTGTTTAATATTAATAAGCGGGCACAGCGAAAAGAAGCGAAAAAGGCTAAGAAACTTCTAGCAGACATTGCTGCTAGAAGTGATAACACTAAAGATAAAAGCCCAGCTTAA
- the deoA gene encoding thymidine phosphorylase, protein MLLPQEIIRRKRDGQALSLEEIQFMVDGITNGQLSDSQIGAFAMAVYFNSMNGTEATALTCAMRDSGQVLNWDHLNLPGPVVDKHSTGGVGDLTSLLLGPMVAACGGHVPMISGRGLGHTGGTLDKLEAIPNYSISPTSQQFERIVKDVGIAIIGQTGELAPADKRLYGIRDVTATVESIPLITASILSKKLASGLEALVMDVKAGSGAFMPNFAQSKALAESIVEVANAAGVKCCALLTDMNQPLAPSAGNAVEIAETLRYLKGDTSAHRLHQVTKALASEMLLSSGLASSQQEAEDKLAASISSGAALERFAKMVSALGGPSDFVERSEHYLPQAKVVKPVAAKQSGMVKQLDCRELGMAVVGLGGGRSVPGAAIDHSVGISELVELGDVVDKGQNLLMLHAKDEDAWQTAAKQIQHAIKLDEPSSAQADVNPVYQRIGPC, encoded by the coding sequence ATGTTGTTACCCCAAGAAATAATTCGACGTAAACGCGATGGCCAAGCGCTGTCGCTGGAAGAAATCCAGTTTATGGTTGACGGTATTACCAACGGCCAACTAAGTGATAGCCAAATTGGCGCTTTTGCCATGGCGGTTTACTTCAACAGTATGAATGGTACCGAGGCTACCGCGCTTACCTGTGCAATGCGTGATTCAGGGCAAGTGCTCAACTGGGATCATCTTAATTTGCCTGGGCCTGTAGTGGATAAACATTCTACCGGTGGCGTGGGTGATTTAACGTCGTTACTCTTGGGGCCAATGGTCGCTGCATGTGGTGGTCATGTTCCGATGATTTCGGGGCGTGGATTAGGCCACACTGGCGGTACCTTAGATAAATTAGAAGCTATTCCTAATTACTCTATCAGCCCCACATCGCAGCAGTTTGAACGCATTGTGAAGGATGTGGGTATTGCGATTATTGGCCAAACCGGTGAGTTGGCTCCGGCCGATAAACGTTTATATGGCATCCGTGATGTGACCGCCACGGTAGAGTCTATTCCCTTGATTACTGCTTCTATCTTGAGCAAAAAACTTGCCTCGGGCCTAGAAGCGTTAGTGATGGATGTAAAAGCTGGTAGTGGCGCATTTATGCCTAACTTTGCCCAGTCGAAAGCCTTGGCCGAAAGTATTGTAGAAGTGGCTAATGCTGCGGGAGTTAAATGCTGTGCCTTGCTAACCGATATGAACCAACCGTTAGCGCCCAGCGCAGGTAACGCGGTAGAAATTGCTGAAACCTTACGTTATTTAAAAGGCGATACTTCAGCGCATCGCTTACATCAGGTAACAAAGGCTTTAGCTAGTGAAATGCTGCTATCTAGCGGTTTAGCCAGCTCTCAGCAAGAAGCCGAGGATAAACTTGCCGCTAGCATTAGCTCTGGTGCAGCTTTAGAGCGTTTTGCCAAAATGGTGAGTGCTTTAGGTGGGCCAAGTGATTTTGTTGAGCGTAGCGAACATTACTTGCCTCAAGCTAAGGTGGTGAAGCCAGTAGCCGCAAAACAAAGTGGTATGGTTAAGCAACTCGATTGCCGAGAGTTGGGCATGGCGGTAGTAGGCTTAGGTGGCGGCAGAAGTGTGCCGGGAGCCGCCATTGATCACAGCGTGGGCATTAGTGAACTAGTAGAGTTAGGCGATGTGGTAGACAAGGGACAAAACTTGTTGATGCTGCATGCCAAGGACGAAGACGCTTGGCAAACGGCTGCAAAACAAATTCAACATGCGATTAAACTCGACGAACCTAGCTCAGCGCAGGCCGATGTAAACCCTGTTTATCAGCGTATTGGTCCTTGTTAA
- a CDS encoding NupC/NupG family nucleoside CNT transporter, producing the protein MNSTVMSLVGVLALLGVAFLLSDNKKRINKRTVLGAFAIQAGFGAFVLYLPFGQDVLAAVSGGVQSIIDSAQAGINFLFGGLGTDAMFANGVGFVFAIRVLPIIVFFSSLIAVLYYLGIMQKIILVIGGALQKALGTSRPESMSATANIFVGQTEAPIVVKPFIPKMSESELFAIMVGGLASVAGSVLAGYAGLGVELKYLIAASFMAAPGGLLMAKIIKPETNASEQDMDATLAEEDRPANVIDAAASGASTGLHLALNVGAMLLAFIGLIALLNGMVGGIGGWFGVEGLTIELILGYIFAPVAWIIGVPWAEAIQAGSFIGQKLIVNEFVAYINFVDIRETLSEHTQVIVTFALCGFANLSSIAILLGGLGSMAPSRRGDIARLGLKAVAAASLANLMSAALAGFFFSLL; encoded by the coding sequence ATGAACAGTACTGTCATGAGCTTGGTCGGCGTGCTTGCGCTACTAGGGGTAGCATTTTTGCTCTCCGATAACAAAAAACGAATTAACAAACGTACCGTGCTGGGAGCTTTTGCTATCCAAGCTGGCTTTGGTGCCTTTGTTTTATATCTTCCATTTGGTCAAGACGTACTGGCTGCGGTATCTGGTGGTGTTCAATCAATTATTGACAGTGCCCAAGCGGGTATTAACTTTTTGTTTGGTGGCTTAGGTACTGATGCAATGTTTGCCAATGGTGTTGGCTTTGTATTTGCCATTCGTGTATTGCCTATTATTGTATTCTTCTCTTCACTCATCGCGGTACTTTATTACCTTGGCATCATGCAGAAGATCATTTTGGTAATTGGTGGTGCTCTACAAAAAGCATTAGGCACTAGCCGCCCAGAGTCTATGTCTGCCACTGCCAATATCTTTGTTGGCCAAACCGAAGCGCCAATTGTGGTTAAACCTTTTATTCCTAAAATGAGCGAGTCTGAGTTATTTGCCATTATGGTTGGTGGTTTGGCTTCGGTTGCAGGTTCTGTATTAGCCGGTTACGCGGGTTTAGGTGTAGAGCTTAAGTACCTGATTGCTGCTTCATTTATGGCAGCACCAGGTGGCCTATTAATGGCTAAAATCATCAAGCCTGAAACTAATGCTTCTGAGCAAGATATGGACGCTACTTTAGCCGAAGAAGATCGCCCAGCTAACGTTATCGACGCTGCAGCAAGTGGTGCTTCTACCGGTTTGCACTTAGCGCTTAATGTAGGTGCAATGCTACTTGCCTTTATTGGCTTGATTGCCTTGCTAAACGGCATGGTTGGTGGCATCGGTGGTTGGTTTGGTGTTGAAGGCTTAACCATTGAGCTTATTTTAGGTTACATCTTCGCACCGGTTGCTTGGATTATTGGTGTGCCTTGGGCTGAAGCCATTCAAGCAGGTAGCTTTATTGGTCAAAAGCTTATCGTTAACGAATTTGTTGCTTACATTAACTTTGTTGATATTCGCGAAACACTGTCAGAGCACACTCAAGTAATTGTTACTTTTGCACTATGTGGTTTTGCTAACCTATCATCAATTGCAATTTTATTAGGTGGCTTAGGTAGCATGGCGCCATCACGCCGTGGTGACATTGCTCGTCTAGGTCTTAAAGCTGTAGCGGCTGCATCATTAGCTAACTTAATGAGTGCTGCACTTGCTGGTTTCTTCTTCAGCCTGCTATAA
- a CDS encoding XapX domain-containing protein yields MYEVIIALITGAVVGVVFSAIKLPLPAPPVLSGIVGILGIYLGGMAYQNVLERFFS; encoded by the coding sequence ATGTACGAAGTGATTATTGCCTTAATTACTGGCGCGGTGGTTGGCGTGGTTTTTAGTGCTATTAAACTGCCACTACCTGCTCCGCCGGTGCTATCGGGCATTGTTGGTATCTTGGGTATTTATTTGGGCGGCATGGCCTACCAAAATGTCTTGGAACGTTTTTTTTCGTAA
- the deoC gene encoding deoxyribose-phosphate aldolase: protein MSQSLTAVARQALSLMDLTTLNDDDTRESVAALCAQAKSAQGQVAAICIYPRFIPFARKVLAEHDASDVKIATVTNFPLGEDDVALAVAETKAAVAYGADEVDVVFPWRALMAGDEQVGFDLVKACKAACGEIKLKVIIESGELSSPELIAKASELSIKAGADFIKTSTGKVPVNATPEAAEIMLKAIAEFNPGCGFKAAGGVKSAEQAKIYLDLATKTLGDDWLNQAHFRFGASSLLAALQATISGDENAQAGAGY from the coding sequence ATGTCTCAGTCTCTTACTGCTGTGGCGCGTCAAGCCCTTTCTTTAATGGACCTCACTACTCTTAATGATGACGATACTCGCGAGAGTGTGGCGGCTTTATGTGCTCAAGCTAAATCGGCTCAAGGCCAAGTTGCGGCTATTTGTATTTATCCACGCTTCATTCCATTTGCTCGTAAGGTATTGGCCGAACACGATGCGAGTGATGTGAAAATTGCTACTGTGACTAACTTCCCTTTAGGTGAAGATGATGTGGCGTTGGCTGTAGCTGAAACTAAGGCCGCTGTAGCCTATGGCGCAGACGAAGTAGACGTTGTATTTCCATGGCGCGCCTTAATGGCGGGTGATGAGCAAGTGGGCTTTGATCTAGTTAAAGCCTGTAAAGCTGCCTGTGGCGAGATAAAGCTAAAAGTGATTATTGAAAGTGGCGAATTAAGCAGCCCGGAACTGATTGCTAAAGCCAGTGAGTTGTCGATTAAAGCGGGCGCAGATTTTATTAAAACTTCTACCGGTAAAGTGCCAGTAAATGCCACGCCAGAAGCGGCAGAAATTATGCTAAAAGCAATCGCTGAGTTTAACCCAGGTTGTGGCTTTAAAGCCGCGGGTGGAGTTAAAAGCGCCGAACAAGCGAAAATCTACCTAGATCTTGCAACTAAAACACTTGGCGATGATTGGTTGAACCAAGCGCATTTCCGTTTTGGTGCATCAAGTTTATTGGCTGCATTGCAAGCCACTATATCAGGTGATGAGAACGCTCAAGCTGGCGCTGGTTATTAG
- a CDS encoding TatD family hydrolase, translating to MAWFDTHCHLDFAPFKQDLPSYLAQFKRCNIQGCLVPAVGPENWQTVVDLSSLKMLKIALGYHPCFLDKNALLGEPELLLGELEALGQIVQQHRERLSAWGECGLDGRFPETNAHQEFAFNWQIKAAQQQALPLLIHSVRLHDRVAHLLKRAHFDQGGIIHGFSGSYVQASRFVDLGFKIGVGGTITWPRSEKTRKALKRLPLDALVLETDAPDMPLFEMQQQHNTPLNLSVIFEQLAALRGESPQELEQRLWDNSLQVLRIES from the coding sequence ATGGCCTGGTTTGACACCCATTGTCACTTGGACTTCGCGCCATTTAAGCAGGATTTACCCAGTTACTTAGCACAGTTCAAACGCTGCAATATACAAGGCTGCTTAGTACCTGCTGTGGGCCCAGAAAACTGGCAAACCGTAGTCGACCTATCTTCCCTAAAAATGTTGAAAATTGCCCTGGGTTACCATCCATGCTTTTTAGATAAAAATGCCTTGCTCGGAGAGCCTGAGTTATTGCTCGGCGAACTAGAGGCTTTAGGCCAAATAGTGCAACAACATCGAGAGCGGCTAAGTGCATGGGGAGAGTGTGGTTTAGACGGTCGTTTCCCTGAAACCAACGCTCATCAAGAGTTTGCCTTTAATTGGCAAATAAAGGCGGCACAACAACAAGCTTTGCCCTTACTTATCCATTCGGTGCGACTGCATGATCGTGTTGCTCATTTACTAAAACGAGCCCACTTTGACCAAGGCGGGATTATTCACGGTTTTAGTGGCAGCTATGTACAAGCTAGCCGCTTTGTTGATTTGGGTTTTAAAATTGGCGTAGGCGGCACCATTACTTGGCCGCGTTCAGAAAAAACGCGCAAGGCCTTAAAACGCCTACCGCTAGATGCTTTGGTGCTAGAAACCGACGCGCCAGATATGCCTTTGTTTGAGATGCAACAACAGCACAATACGCCACTTAATCTCTCAGTTATTTTTGAGCAATTAGCAGCGCTGCGCGGCGAATCACCTCAAGAGCTTGAGCAGCGCCTATGGGACAACAGCCTACAAGTTTTAAGAATAGAATCTTAA
- a CDS encoding ABC transporter ATP-binding protein, with the protein MIHAADFAIKLEKIDKRFGSVHANRSIDLAIPKGTIHGIIGENGAGKSTLMSIIYGFYHADSGSMQVNGQHYQPHNSQEAIKAGIGMVHQHFMLVDTFTVLENIVLGAEDGWKLEDSLSAARKKLKQLAKDYGLDVPLDAVVGELAVGLQQRVEILKALYRGARILILDEPTGVLTPQEADHLFTILGKLREQGTTIMIITHKLREVLAITDNVSVMRQGAMVEHVVTAKTNQEQLAELMVGRKVLLQVERGEAKPQAPLIEVNKLSYIDSAGVKRVKDISFNVRAGEIVGIAGVSGNGQSEILSLLSGIIPPSSGSITLNGHTIKAESHYNPRSIRSIGVGHIPEDRHKQGLINKFAAKEAYILGYHHLAQYNKGVLQDKQAIEQGCQQSMEKWDVRPADTSLKTANFSGGNQQKLVIAREMEQDPDILLVGQPTRGVDIGAIEYIHQQIIHSRDAGKAVLLVSVELDEIVNLADRIIVVFDGAIVGEVSAAQADEQTLGLMMANIVPEHIKNTAQGGEL; encoded by the coding sequence TTGATTCACGCAGCTGATTTTGCCATTAAACTGGAAAAAATCGATAAGCGCTTTGGCAGCGTTCATGCCAATCGCAGTATCGACCTTGCCATTCCTAAAGGCACAATTCATGGAATTATTGGTGAGAATGGTGCCGGTAAATCCACCCTAATGAGTATTATTTACGGCTTCTATCATGCCGACTCAGGCTCTATGCAGGTAAACGGCCAACATTACCAACCACATAACTCTCAAGAAGCCATCAAGGCGGGTATTGGCATGGTGCACCAGCACTTCATGTTAGTGGATACCTTTACGGTGCTGGAAAACATCGTTCTTGGTGCAGAAGACGGCTGGAAGCTTGAAGATAGTTTAAGCGCAGCGCGTAAGAAGCTTAAGCAACTAGCCAAAGACTACGGTTTAGATGTGCCCCTAGATGCCGTTGTTGGTGAGCTAGCGGTGGGTTTGCAACAACGAGTTGAGATCTTAAAAGCCTTATATCGTGGCGCCAGAATTCTCATTTTGGATGAACCCACAGGGGTACTCACGCCGCAAGAAGCCGATCACTTATTTACCATTTTAGGGAAATTACGTGAGCAAGGCACCACCATCATGATTATTACTCATAAGCTTCGTGAAGTATTAGCCATTACCGACAATGTATCGGTGATGCGACAGGGAGCAATGGTAGAACATGTAGTAACAGCTAAAACCAATCAAGAACAACTTGCCGAGCTAATGGTAGGCCGCAAGGTATTACTGCAAGTAGAGCGCGGTGAAGCGAAACCACAAGCGCCGTTAATTGAAGTAAACAAGCTTAGCTACATAGATAGTGCTGGAGTAAAACGCGTAAAAGATATCTCGTTTAATGTTCGCGCTGGAGAAATCGTGGGTATTGCCGGCGTATCAGGCAATGGTCAGTCAGAAATTCTTAGCCTATTAAGCGGCATTATTCCCCCAAGCAGCGGCAGTATTACGTTAAACGGACATACCATTAAGGCCGAAAGCCATTACAATCCGCGCAGCATTAGGTCCATTGGCGTAGGCCACATTCCCGAAGACCGACACAAGCAAGGGCTTATCAATAAATTTGCCGCCAAAGAAGCCTATATACTCGGTTATCACCACCTTGCGCAATACAACAAAGGGGTATTGCAAGACAAGCAAGCGATTGAACAGGGCTGCCAACAAAGCATGGAAAAGTGGGACGTTCGCCCCGCAGATACCAGCTTAAAAACTGCCAACTTCTCGGGAGGCAACCAACAAAAATTGGTGATTGCTCGTGAGATGGAACAAGACCCAGACATTCTTCTGGTTGGCCAGCCTACCCGTGGCGTAGACATTGGTGCTATTGAATACATTCACCAACAAATCATCCACTCGCGTGACGCAGGTAAAGCAGTATTGCTGGTCTCGGTTGAGTTAGATGAAATTGTCAACTTAGCCGATCGAATCATCGTGGTCTTTGATGGCGCGATTGTAGGTGAAGTAAGCGCAGCACAAGCGGATGAACAAACCTTAGGATTAATGATGGCCAACATTGTGCCAGAGCATATAAAAAATACCGCGCAGGGAGGTGAACTATGA
- the deoD gene encoding purine-nucleoside phosphorylase — MATPHINAAPGDFAETVLMPGDPLRAKHIAETFLEDVVEVTGVRNMLGYTGTYKGKRVSVMGSGMGIPSCSIYAHELYTQYGVENIIRVGSAGAVSNDIKLRDVVIAMGACTDSKVNRSRFKGHDFAAIANYDLLRAAVDSAKAQGIDAKVGNIFSADLFYSPEPDMFDVMEKHNVYAVEMEAAGLYGVAAECGKAALCVVTISDHIRSGEQTTAEERQTTFNEMITLTLESLL; from the coding sequence ATGGCAACCCCACACATCAATGCAGCACCCGGTGATTTTGCAGAAACCGTATTAATGCCGGGCGATCCTTTACGTGCAAAACACATTGCAGAGACATTTTTAGAAGACGTAGTTGAAGTCACTGGCGTGCGTAATATGCTAGGTTACACCGGTACTTATAAAGGTAAGCGTGTATCGGTAATGGGTTCAGGCATGGGGATTCCAAGCTGTTCTATTTACGCCCATGAGCTGTACACCCAATACGGTGTTGAGAACATTATCCGTGTAGGTAGTGCCGGTGCTGTAAGCAACGACATCAAACTACGTGATGTGGTAATTGCAATGGGCGCCTGTACCGACTCAAAAGTAAACCGTAGCCGCTTTAAAGGCCACGACTTTGCCGCTATTGCTAACTATGACTTGTTACGAGCAGCGGTAGATAGCGCTAAAGCACAAGGCATTGACGCTAAAGTAGGTAACATCTTCTCTGCCGATCTTTTCTACTCGCCAGAGCCTGATATGTTCGACGTAATGGAAAAACACAATGTTTATGCGGTAGAAATGGAAGCCGCGGGTTTATACGGCGTAGCTGCTGAGTGTGGTAAAGCTGCTTTGTGTGTTGTAACCATTTCTGACCATATCCGCAGTGGTGAGCAAACTACCGCAGAAGAGCGTCAAACTACCTTTAACGAGATGATCACTCTAACGCTGGAGTCGCTACTTTAA
- the serB gene encoding phosphoserine phosphatase SerB: protein MQSPHSLESLPQSLSQWSVALKQFPYRVCPEQGLVETREALTGAYILVWAKELLIPDFAVLRPLVDDSTALNFCGLMPEAGNICVLLQSQADSQWCKDKLAGLEFNFDLVVLDKLPDLSQPGVVLMDMDSTTIQIECIDEIAVLADIGEQVSAVTAAAMRGELDFEQSLRSRVALLKDAPQSILKQVADNMPLMPGLQCLIDTIHSAGWKVAIASGGFTYFAERLQQDLGFDHVQANVLEIENDNLTGQVLGPVVDAQAKADILLQLKQQYSASQTMAIGDGANDLKMLAAADFGVAIHAKPLVQQQAQMSIKHSDLDGAVCILRAAKMLAA from the coding sequence TTGCAATCTCCACATAGTCTTGAAAGCTTACCGCAATCTTTAAGCCAATGGTCTGTGGCTTTAAAGCAGTTTCCCTACCGGGTTTGTCCTGAACAAGGGCTGGTTGAAACTCGAGAAGCTTTAACCGGTGCCTATATTTTAGTTTGGGCTAAAGAACTACTGATACCAGACTTTGCTGTATTGCGTCCCTTGGTTGATGATTCAACTGCCTTGAACTTTTGCGGGCTAATGCCAGAAGCGGGCAATATTTGCGTATTGTTGCAAAGCCAAGCAGATAGCCAATGGTGCAAGGATAAGCTGGCGGGGCTTGAGTTTAATTTTGATTTGGTGGTACTAGATAAGCTACCAGATTTAAGCCAACCAGGCGTAGTGTTGATGGATATGGATTCCACCACTATTCAAATTGAATGTATCGATGAGATTGCAGTATTGGCTGATATTGGCGAACAAGTGAGCGCTGTTACGGCAGCGGCAATGCGCGGGGAGCTAGACTTTGAACAAAGCCTACGTAGCCGAGTGGCGCTGTTAAAAGATGCACCACAAAGCATCTTAAAGCAGGTAGCCGATAACATGCCGCTGATGCCTGGTTTGCAGTGTTTAATTGACACCATCCACTCTGCTGGCTGGAAAGTGGCGATTGCTTCAGGCGGCTTTACTTATTTCGCTGAGCGTTTACAACAAGATTTAGGTTTTGACCATGTACAAGCCAATGTTCTAGAAATTGAAAACGACAACTTAACTGGCCAAGTATTAGGACCAGTAGTTGATGCTCAGGCAAAAGCTGATATTTTGCTGCAGCTTAAACAGCAGTATTCCGCTAGCCAAACCATGGCAATTGGTGATGGTGCAAACGATCTTAAAATGCTGGCAGCGGCTGATTTTGGGGTGGCTATTCATGCTAAGCCTCTGGTGCAGCAGCAAGCGCAGATGTCGATTAAACACAGTGATTTAGACGGCGCGGTGTGTATTCTTCGCGCCGCTAAAATGCTAGCTGCTTAG